A portion of the Celeribacter baekdonensis genome contains these proteins:
- a CDS encoding sigma-54-dependent Fis family transcriptional regulator: MTERRHIEEIERVLEGTPTGRDSFVSASWRRCVELYGMDPLRTEPAHIVTETELRAHRKQAEWMISAARSGLQSLFRQVAGQNYVLLLTDAQGVCVDFFGDDLFVDDLRGAGLLLGSNWAEDLAGTCGVGACIVTQEPVTVHQDDHFGNAHTTLSCTAAPIFDSLGQLTAVLDISLLRSPNAKSSQNLAMSLVTNAARRVEMANLMAESRRDWVLRLSSSPEFLDVDPEVAVRLDGSGRVIGYTRAARRLFPEGAPILGQRIDEVLGLSVDDLPGLMRDRPTEERVVEMRDGGALFGHAIAPQAPRKADSGVRRGGVLPGLSGGDPSMAQVLAQAEKLARTTVPLLITGETGTGKSRLARAIHMVGTASGFLTIDCAGLTPETLRDACQDTTGPTTLLLRRIEDLPAATAGALTALLDQKTELRPLSTTCVAPADLTLPRTLFHRLTGKTLDLPPLRQRQDLGWLIDRMLRRRAPDDIRLSPSARAALMGRSWPGNLRELEQVLDVAVALSEGPVIDLPDLPAPVEETAKAEETLEHILEACGWNMSRVARRLGVNRSTVLRRMRKAGLHLPE; encoded by the coding sequence ATGACAGAGCGGCGTCATATCGAAGAGATCGAAAGAGTGCTTGAGGGCACCCCAACCGGGCGCGACAGTTTCGTGTCTGCGTCATGGCGGCGCTGTGTCGAACTCTATGGCATGGACCCTTTGCGCACCGAACCGGCCCATATCGTCACCGAAACTGAATTGCGCGCCCACAGAAAACAAGCCGAATGGATGATTTCCGCCGCGCGGTCCGGCCTACAAAGCCTGTTTCGTCAAGTGGCCGGGCAAAACTATGTGCTGCTGCTCACCGATGCGCAGGGGGTCTGCGTCGATTTTTTTGGTGATGATCTTTTCGTTGATGATTTGCGCGGCGCTGGCCTGCTTTTGGGGTCGAACTGGGCAGAAGATCTTGCGGGCACCTGCGGCGTCGGGGCCTGCATCGTCACCCAAGAACCCGTGACCGTCCATCAAGACGACCATTTCGGCAATGCCCACACCACGCTGTCCTGCACTGCTGCGCCGATTTTTGACAGCCTCGGGCAATTGACCGCCGTCCTGGATATTTCGCTTTTGCGCTCGCCCAATGCCAAAAGCAGCCAGAACCTTGCGATGAGCCTTGTGACCAATGCGGCGCGGCGGGTGGAAATGGCCAACCTTATGGCCGAAAGCCGTCGTGATTGGGTGTTGCGCCTGTCCTCAAGCCCCGAGTTCCTCGATGTTGACCCAGAGGTGGCGGTGCGACTGGACGGGTCAGGCCGTGTGATCGGCTACACGCGCGCCGCACGACGCTTGTTTCCTGAGGGAGCGCCCATTCTGGGTCAGCGTATTGACGAAGTGCTTGGGCTGTCCGTGGATGATCTGCCGGGGCTGATGCGGGATCGGCCAACCGAGGAACGGGTGGTGGAAATGCGTGACGGCGGTGCCCTGTTCGGCCATGCCATCGCACCGCAAGCGCCCAGAAAGGCAGACAGTGGAGTGCGCCGGGGTGGTGTCCTACCGGGGTTGTCTGGCGGCGACCCGAGCATGGCACAGGTGTTGGCGCAGGCTGAGAAACTGGCCCGCACCACCGTACCATTGCTGATCACCGGGGAAACCGGCACAGGCAAATCTCGGCTGGCCCGCGCCATACATATGGTCGGAACGGCGAGCGGATTTTTGACCATAGACTGCGCAGGTCTGACACCGGAGACATTGCGCGACGCGTGCCAAGACACAACAGGCCCGACGACATTATTGTTGCGGCGGATCGAAGATTTACCTGCGGCCACCGCAGGCGCTCTCACGGCCCTGTTGGATCAAAAAACAGAATTGCGCCCCCTGTCGACGACCTGCGTTGCGCCAGCCGATCTGACTTTGCCCCGCACATTGTTTCATCGACTGACCGGCAAGACGCTAGACCTCCCGCCGCTGCGGCAACGGCAAGATCTTGGGTGGTTGATTGATCGCATGCTGAGACGGCGCGCCCCTGATGACATACGGCTATCGCCGTCGGCACGCGCGGCTTTGATGGGACGATCTTGGCCCGGAAACCTGCGCGAGCTTGAACAAGTGCTCGATGTGGCCGTCGCCCTCAGCGAAGGGCCCGTGATTGACCTACCCGATTTGCCCGCCCCGGTTGAAGAGACCGCAAAGGCCGAAGAGACTTTGGAGCATATTCTGGAGGCCTGCGGGTGGAATATGTCACGCGTGGCGCGTCGCCTTGGGGTCAACAGATCGACGGTTTTGCGCCGCATGCGCAAGGCCGGGTTGCACCTGCCTGAATGA
- a CDS encoding NAD(P)/FAD-dependent oxidoreductase, with amino-acid sequence MLDSTVTTRTQDVLDRLNAALEEGDIKGATALFTTDSYWRDLVAVTWNLKTVEGQDAVGEMLLHQLDKTQPNTFRLQDGELPVEEDGVTTAWVTFETKVGRGWGLMRLKDDRIWTLLTALQELKGFEESRGKRRPMGAEHGAQKNRLSWKERREAEEASLGYDTQPYTVIIGGGQGGIALGARLRQLGVPTIVLDKHDRPGDQWRSRYKSLCLHDPIWYDHLPYIKFPDNWPVFTPKDKVGDWLEMYTKVMEINYWTRSEVVKAAYDESARTWTIEVNRDGETVLLKPTQLVLATGMSGKPNVPHFPGMENFKGEIQHSSQHKGPDDWTGKKVVVVGSNNSAHDICAALWEAEADVTMVQRSSTHIVKSDSLMEIGLGGLYSEEALANGVTTEKADMIFASLPYKIMHEFQIPLYDQMRERDAEFYAGLEKAGFQLDWGDDGSGLFLKYLRRGSGYYIDVGASQLIIDGEVKLVQGQVDHFEENAVVLSDGTRLEADLVVMATGFGSMNGWAADLISQEVADKVGKVWGLGSDTTKDPGPWEGEQRNMWKPTQQDNLWFHGGNLHQSRHYSLYLALQLKARMEGIETPVYGLQSVHHLS; translated from the coding sequence ATGCTTGATTCAACCGTGACGACCCGCACGCAGGACGTGCTGGACCGATTGAATGCCGCTTTGGAGGAAGGCGACATCAAAGGGGCCACGGCCCTTTTTACCACCGACAGCTATTGGCGCGATTTGGTCGCCGTGACCTGGAACCTTAAGACGGTCGAAGGTCAGGACGCTGTGGGGGAAATGTTGCTTCACCAATTGGATAAAACCCAGCCCAACACGTTCCGCCTACAAGACGGCGAACTCCCGGTCGAGGAGGACGGGGTGACGACAGCTTGGGTGACATTTGAAACCAAGGTCGGACGCGGCTGGGGCTTGATGCGGTTGAAAGACGACCGGATCTGGACCCTGCTGACCGCCTTGCAAGAACTCAAAGGCTTTGAGGAAAGCCGTGGCAAACGCCGCCCGATGGGCGCAGAACATGGCGCGCAGAAAAACCGCCTGAGTTGGAAAGAACGGCGCGAGGCGGAGGAGGCCTCGCTTGGCTATGACACCCAGCCCTACACGGTGATCATTGGCGGTGGACAGGGTGGCATTGCCTTGGGCGCGCGGTTGCGTCAGCTTGGTGTGCCGACCATCGTTTTGGACAAACACGACCGCCCCGGCGATCAATGGCGCTCGCGCTACAAATCGCTCTGCCTGCATGATCCGATCTGGTACGACCATCTGCCTTACATCAAATTCCCCGACAACTGGCCGGTGTTCACACCGAAAGACAAGGTCGGTGATTGGCTTGAGATGTACACGAAAGTCATGGAGATCAACTATTGGACCCGCTCCGAAGTGGTCAAAGCCGCCTATGATGAGAGCGCCAGAACATGGACGATTGAGGTCAATCGCGATGGCGAGACCGTCCTTCTGAAACCGACCCAGCTTGTTCTGGCGACGGGCATGTCGGGCAAGCCGAATGTGCCTCATTTTCCCGGCATGGAGAACTTTAAAGGCGAAATTCAGCATTCGTCCCAACACAAAGGCCCAGATGACTGGACCGGCAAAAAGGTCGTCGTGGTTGGGTCCAACAACTCCGCCCATGATATCTGTGCCGCGCTTTGGGAGGCCGAGGCCGATGTGACCATGGTGCAGCGTTCCTCGACCCATATCGTCAAATCCGACAGCCTGATGGAGATCGGCCTTGGCGGTCTTTATTCCGAGGAGGCTCTGGCCAACGGCGTCACCACCGAGAAGGCGGATATGATTTTCGCCTCCCTGCCCTACAAAATCATGCATGAATTCCAAATCCCGCTCTATGACCAGATGCGCGAGCGCGATGCCGAGTTTTACGCCGGGCTGGAGAAGGCAGGATTTCAACTGGATTGGGGCGATGACGGCTCTGGTCTGTTCCTGAAATATCTGCGGCGTGGGTCGGGCTATTATATTGACGTGGGTGCCAGCCAGCTCATCATCGACGGCGAGGTCAAGCTCGTCCAGGGACAGGTCGATCACTTCGAAGAAAACGCTGTGGTGCTGAGCGATGGCACCCGGCTTGAGGCCGATCTTGTGGTCATGGCCACAGGCTTTGGCTCGATGAATGGCTGGGCCGCCGATCTGATCAGCCAAGAGGTGGCCGATAAGGTGGGCAAGGTCTGGGGCCTTGGCTCCGACACCACCAAAGATCCCGGTCCGTGGGAAGGTGAACAGCGCAACATGTGGAAACCGACGCAACAGGACAACCTGTGGTTCCACGGCGGCAACCTGCACCAGTCGCGGCACTATTCACTTTATCTCGCGCTGCAACTGAAAGCGCGGATGGAGGGGATCGAGACCCCGGTCTATGGGCTTCAATCTGTGCATCACCTGTCCTGA
- a CDS encoding acetoin reductase — protein sequence MTLKGKTALITGGARGIGFGIAQRLAADGAAIALVDLNADDLSEAESQLSKSGAKVIAITADVTNRQQVIDAIDSTVDQLGGFDIMINNAGIAQVQPISEITEAEMDKIHAVNVKGVLWGIQAAAARFKKDGTKGKIISASSIAGHDGFPMLGAYCSTKFAVRALTQVAAKEFASDGITVNAYCPGVVGTDMWTEIDARFSDLTGAKKGATFDKFVDSIALGRAQTADDVASLVSYLAGPDSDYMTGQAILIDGGMVYR from the coding sequence ATGACTCTCAAAGGTAAAACCGCACTCATCACAGGCGGAGCGCGCGGCATCGGCTTTGGCATCGCGCAACGGCTCGCCGCCGATGGGGCTGCGATCGCATTGGTCGATCTGAACGCCGACGATCTCTCTGAGGCCGAAAGCCAGCTCTCCAAGAGCGGCGCAAAGGTCATCGCCATCACCGCCGATGTCACCAACCGCCAACAGGTCATTGACGCCATCGACAGCACCGTCGATCAACTCGGCGGCTTTGACATCATGATCAACAACGCCGGCATCGCACAGGTCCAACCCATCTCCGAGATCACCGAAGCCGAGATGGACAAGATCCATGCCGTTAACGTCAAGGGCGTGCTCTGGGGCATTCAGGCCGCCGCCGCCCGGTTCAAAAAAGACGGCACAAAAGGCAAGATCATCTCCGCCTCCTCCATCGCCGGGCACGACGGCTTTCCGATGCTCGGGGCCTATTGTTCGACCAAATTCGCGGTGCGGGCCCTGACGCAGGTCGCGGCGAAAGAATTCGCCTCCGACGGCATCACGGTCAACGCCTACTGCCCCGGTGTCGTGGGCACAGATATGTGGACCGAAATCGACGCGCGGTTCTCCGATCTTACCGGCGCGAAAAAGGGCGCGACGTTTGACAAATTTGTCGACTCCATCGCGCTTGGCCGCGCGCAAACCGCCGACGACGTGGCCAGCCTCGTCTCGTATCTCGCGGGTCCAGACAGCGACTATATGACTGGTCAGGCGATCCTCATCGACGGTGGCATGGTCTATCGCTGA
- a CDS encoding 2,3-butanediol dehydrogenase produces the protein MKVARWHGVKDIRVEEVAEPTPGPGDVKVKVAWTGICGSDLHEYLAGPIFVPVGEDHPLSHDQAPITMGHEYSGVVTEVGETVTNVSVGDRVAIEPIFACGNCPACLEGKYNLCDSLGFVGLSGGHGGFAAYSVVPARMIHKMPDTLSMEQGALVEPAAVALHAVRMSKIKAGDTAAVFGAGPIGLLVVEALRVAGASQIHVVEPSDVRRQKALELGATSAIDPASTDAVAAIRAATGGVHVAFEVTGVPQVLPQCIDATRHEGQTLIVSIWEKEAAFHPNTVVLKERQLLGTIAYRNVYPAVMELMTQGYFNAEKLVTKRIAIEDIVTEGFESLVAEKSHVKILVEAPE, from the coding sequence ATGAAAGTAGCACGTTGGCATGGCGTGAAAGACATCCGGGTCGAAGAGGTGGCAGAGCCAACCCCCGGCCCCGGCGATGTTAAGGTCAAGGTCGCCTGGACCGGCATCTGCGGCAGTGATCTACATGAATATCTCGCCGGACCGATCTTTGTCCCCGTCGGCGAAGATCACCCGCTGAGCCACGATCAGGCCCCGATCACGATGGGGCATGAATACAGTGGTGTGGTGACCGAGGTCGGTGAAACCGTCACCAATGTGAGCGTTGGCGACCGCGTGGCCATCGAACCGATCTTTGCCTGTGGCAACTGCCCCGCCTGTTTGGAAGGCAAATACAATCTCTGCGACAGCTTGGGCTTTGTTGGCCTGTCGGGCGGTCACGGTGGGTTTGCCGCCTATTCCGTGGTGCCTGCGCGGATGATTCACAAAATGCCCGACACTCTGTCGATGGAACAAGGCGCGTTGGTTGAACCGGCTGCCGTGGCGCTGCATGCCGTGCGTATGTCTAAAATCAAAGCCGGGGATACGGCGGCGGTGTTTGGCGCGGGGCCCATCGGGCTTTTGGTGGTCGAAGCGCTGCGTGTCGCAGGGGCGTCCCAAATCCATGTGGTTGAACCCTCAGACGTGCGTCGCCAAAAGGCGCTGGAACTCGGCGCAACCTCAGCCATTGATCCGGCATCGACGGATGCCGTTGCGGCCATCCGCGCGGCAACGGGCGGGGTTCATGTTGCGTTTGAGGTCACCGGCGTGCCGCAGGTTTTACCGCAATGCATCGACGCCACGCGCCACGAAGGACAGACCCTGATCGTTTCGATTTGGGAAAAAGAGGCGGCGTTCCACCCCAACACCGTGGTGCTCAAAGAGCGGCAGCTGCTTGGCACCATTGCGTACCGCAATGTCTATCCGGCGGTGATGGAATTGATGACGCAAGGCTATTTCAACGCCGAGAAACTTGTCACCAAACGCATCGCGATTGAGGACATCGTGACCGAAGGATTTGAGAGCCTCGTGGCCGAAAAATCCCACGTCAAAATCCTTGTCGAAGCGCCCGAGTGA
- a CDS encoding recombinase family protein, whose protein sequence is MIFGLRRAEDRQLAVARLEAEGIPAERIFTTDSEEPNATPVWLNVLSADAELIAPSLNDLNLSTQGIAATVEAAREFGIHIRCLDDAFDSRNDWQSQIGTLLTGLNLLDRKGFSDRTKIALQEAKARGQRLGRKPSMTDLRKAIAIQMIEAGYKGTKIWKTLAVLEEPPISQSAYYLWQKAWLAERS, encoded by the coding sequence GTGATCTTTGGACTGCGAAGGGCAGAGGATCGGCAGCTTGCCGTTGCACGGCTTGAAGCTGAAGGCATTCCGGCAGAGCGGATTTTCACGACCGACTCCGAAGAGCCAAATGCAACGCCGGTTTGGCTTAACGTTCTGAGTGCAGACGCGGAACTGATCGCTCCGTCTCTGAACGACCTAAATCTTTCAACACAAGGCATTGCCGCCACGGTCGAGGCAGCGCGAGAGTTCGGCATTCATATCCGCTGCCTTGATGATGCATTCGACAGCCGAAACGATTGGCAATCCCAAATCGGCACTCTGCTGACAGGCCTCAACCTCCTCGACCGCAAAGGCTTCTCCGACCGCACCAAGATCGCGCTGCAAGAGGCCAAAGCCCGCGGCCAACGTCTGGGGCGCAAGCCGAGCATGACAGACCTGCGAAAAGCCATCGCCATCCAGATGATCGAGGCCGGGTACAAAGGGACCAAAATATGGAAAACCCTCGCGGTTCTTGAAGAACCGCCGATCAGCCAGTCGGCCTATTACCTCTGGCAGAAAGCATGGTTGGCTGAGAGGAGTTGA
- the trxC gene encoding thioredoxin TrxC — protein MAATLQKDAVKLACATCGQVNRVPTDKLSAGPKCGTCGDPLMSGKVAELDPKGLAALSKKDDLPVLVDFWAPWCGPCRMMAPEFAKAAQELKGRARFAKINTEEHPKVSMQNGIRGIPALILYQGGKEVARIAGARPARDIVAFVVENGKLPA, from the coding sequence ATGGCCGCGACCTTGCAAAAAGATGCCGTAAAACTCGCCTGTGCCACCTGTGGTCAGGTCAACCGTGTGCCAACGGACAAACTCAGCGCCGGGCCGAAATGCGGCACTTGTGGCGATCCGTTGATGTCCGGCAAAGTGGCGGAGTTGGACCCAAAGGGTCTGGCGGCGCTGTCGAAAAAGGATGATCTGCCGGTCTTGGTGGATTTCTGGGCACCGTGGTGTGGCCCGTGCCGGATGATGGCACCTGAATTTGCCAAGGCGGCGCAGGAGTTGAAAGGCCGGGCGCGCTTTGCCAAGATCAACACCGAAGAGCACCCGAAAGTGTCGATGCAAAATGGCATTCGCGGCATTCCGGCGCTGATCCTGTACCAAGGCGGCAAAGAGGTGGCGCGCATCGCTGGTGCCCGTCCGGCGCGTGATATCGTGGCCTTTGTGGTGGAAAACGGCAAGCTTCCGGCGTGA
- the gcvP gene encoding aminomethyl-transferring glycine dehydrogenase, which produces MAYTPSTYNPYDFANRRHIGPSPEEMDAMLAVIGAPSLDALIDETVPMGIRQMEPLNWAPMTEHEVLGHMRKVAKQNVVMTSLIGQGFYGTVTPPAIQRNILENPAWYTAYTPYQPEIAQGRLEALLNFQTMVSDMTGLPVANASLLDEATACAEAMTMAQRVSKSKMPRFFVDENCHPQNIAVMQTRAAPLGIEIILGDPRDMDPAKVFGAIFQYPGTYGGVTDFTAQIAALHEVKAVAIMATDLMALTLLKDPGAMDADIAVGSAQRFGVPMGFGGPHAAFMSCKDEMKRAMPGRIVGVSVDASGNRAYRLSLQTREQHIRREKATSNVCTAQALLAVMASFYAVFHGPAGLRAIGEMIHFNAVRLADGLKFAGFKIAPAAFYDTFTVEVGAMQGVILRSAMAEGINLRKVGTDKIGISVDELTTPEIIAQVWRAFGYEAEVPEGFPGLSFPEKMLRKSGYLTHPIFGMNRAEGEMMRYMRRLADRDLALDRAMIPLGSCTMKLNAAVEMMPITWPEFNAIHPFAPEDQSEGYAFMIKDLADKLCDITGYDAMSMQPNSGAQGEYAGLLTIMAYHRANGQGGRNICLIPMSAHGTNPASAQMVGLKVVVVKTAANGDIDLEDFRAKAEAAGDTLAACMITYPSTHGVFEETVKEVCQITHDHGGQVYLDGANLNALVGLAKPGDIGSDVSHLNLHKTFCIPHGGGGPGMGPIGVKAHLERFLPGHPETGGETGPVSAAPYGSASILPISWAYCMLMGGAGLTQATKVAILNANYIAARLDAAFPVLYKGKQGRVAHECIVDPRGFEAPTGVTVDDIAKRLVDSGFHAPTMSFPVPGTLMIEPTESETKAELDRFCEAMLSIRSEIAQIETGALPQDNNPLKHAPHTVNDLVAEWDRPYSREQGCFPPGSFRVDKYWPPVGRVDNAYGDRNLICLCPPPEHYIEAAE; this is translated from the coding sequence GTGGCCTATACCCCATCGACGTACAATCCCTATGACTTTGCCAACCGCCGTCACATCGGCCCGTCTCCCGAAGAGATGGATGCGATGTTGGCAGTGATCGGCGCGCCCTCTTTGGATGCGTTGATTGACGAAACCGTGCCCATGGGCATTCGGCAGATGGAGCCTTTGAACTGGGCTCCGATGACCGAACATGAGGTTCTGGGCCATATGCGCAAAGTGGCGAAACAGAACGTGGTGATGACCTCGCTCATCGGTCAGGGGTTTTATGGGACGGTCACGCCGCCCGCCATTCAGCGTAATATTTTGGAAAATCCGGCGTGGTATACGGCCTATACGCCCTATCAGCCCGAAATCGCGCAGGGGCGTCTTGAGGCGCTGTTGAATTTCCAAACCATGGTGTCCGACATGACCGGATTGCCGGTGGCCAACGCGTCCTTGTTGGACGAAGCCACCGCCTGTGCCGAGGCGATGACCATGGCGCAGCGTGTGTCGAAATCGAAGATGCCGCGGTTCTTTGTTGATGAAAATTGCCACCCGCAAAACATCGCCGTGATGCAGACCCGCGCCGCGCCACTGGGCATCGAGATTATTTTGGGTGACCCGCGCGATATGGACCCGGCCAAAGTCTTTGGTGCGATTTTCCAATATCCGGGCACTTATGGCGGGGTCACGGATTTTACAGCACAGATCGCAGCCCTGCATGAGGTCAAAGCCGTGGCGATCATGGCGACCGACTTGATGGCGCTGACGTTGCTCAAAGATCCCGGCGCGATGGACGCCGATATTGCTGTCGGCTCGGCGCAACGCTTTGGTGTGCCGATGGGGTTTGGTGGTCCACATGCGGCCTTTATGTCCTGCAAAGATGAGATGAAACGCGCCATGCCGGGGCGGATTGTTGGCGTCTCGGTGGATGCAAGCGGCAATCGCGCCTATCGTCTGTCGCTGCAAACCCGCGAACAACATATTCGGCGTGAAAAAGCGACCTCCAACGTCTGTACCGCGCAAGCCTTGTTGGCGGTTATGGCGTCATTTTATGCGGTGTTTCATGGCCCTGCCGGTCTACGCGCGATTGGCGAGATGATCCATTTCAACGCGGTGCGACTGGCCGACGGCCTCAAATTCGCGGGCTTCAAAATTGCGCCAGCGGCATTTTACGACACGTTTACGGTGGAGGTCGGCGCGATGCAGGGCGTGATCCTGCGCTCAGCCATGGCCGAAGGCATCAACCTGCGCAAAGTTGGCACCGATAAAATCGGCATTTCGGTTGATGAACTGACCACGCCCGAAATCATCGCCCAAGTCTGGCGCGCCTTCGGGTATGAGGCGGAGGTGCCGGAGGGCTTCCCCGGGCTGTCCTTCCCGGAAAAGATGCTGCGCAAAAGCGGATATCTGACCCATCCGATTTTCGGGATGAACCGCGCCGAGGGCGAAATGATGCGCTATATGCGGCGTTTGGCGGACCGGGATTTGGCGCTGGATCGCGCGATGATCCCGCTGGGCTCTTGTACAATGAAACTCAATGCCGCCGTGGAAATGATGCCGATCACTTGGCCGGAATTCAACGCGATTCACCCGTTTGCGCCCGAAGATCAATCGGAAGGCTATGCCTTTATGATCAAAGACTTGGCGGATAAACTCTGTGACATCACCGGCTATGACGCGATGTCGATGCAACCGAATTCCGGTGCTCAGGGCGAATATGCCGGGCTGTTGACCATCATGGCCTATCACCGTGCAAACGGCCAAGGCGGGCGTAATATTTGCCTCATTCCAATGTCCGCACATGGCACCAACCCGGCCTCAGCTCAGATGGTGGGACTCAAAGTGGTGGTGGTGAAAACGGCGGCCAATGGCGACATTGATCTTGAGGATTTCCGCGCCAAGGCGGAGGCTGCGGGCGACACATTGGCCGCCTGCATGATCACCTATCCCTCGACCCATGGTGTGTTTGAGGAGACGGTGAAAGAGGTCTGCCAGATCACTCATGATCACGGCGGACAGGTCTATCTTGATGGCGCGAACCTCAATGCGCTGGTGGGCTTGGCCAAACCGGGCGACATTGGTTCGGATGTGAGCCATCTCAACCTGCACAAAACCTTCTGTATCCCGCATGGCGGCGGTGGTCCGGGCATGGGGCCGATCGGCGTGAAGGCGCATTTGGAACGGTTCTTGCCGGGGCATCCCGAAACGGGTGGCGAAACGGGTCCGGTGTCGGCCGCACCTTATGGCTCGGCCTCGATCCTGCCGATTTCTTGGGCCTATTGTATGTTGATGGGCGGGGCGGGCCTGACGCAGGCGACCAAGGTGGCGATTTTAAATGCCAACTACATCGCCGCGCGTTTGGATGCCGCCTTTCCGGTCCTCTACAAGGGCAAACAGGGGCGCGTCGCGCATGAATGCATCGTCGATCCGCGCGGGTTCGAAGCGCCTACGGGCGTCACAGTCGACGACATTGCCAAACGCTTGGTCGACAGCGGGTTCCACGCGCCGACCATGTCGTTTCCGGTGCCCGGCACGCTGATGATTGAACCAACTGAGTCAGAGACCAAAGCCGAGCTGGATCGGTTTTGCGAAGCGATGCTGTCGATCCGATCCGAGATTGCCCAGATTGAGACTGGCGCGCTGCCGCAGGACAACAACCCGCTCAAACACGCGCCGCATACGGTCAATGATCTGGTGGCGGAATGGGATCGCCCCTATTCGCGCGAACAGGGCTGTTTTCCGCCGGGATCGTTCCGGGTCGACAAATATTGGCCGCCTGTGGGTCGGGTTGATAACGCCTATGGCGACCGCAATCTGATTTGCCTCTGCCCGCCGCCGGAGCATTATATCGAAGCGGCAGAGTGA
- the gcvH gene encoding glycine cleavage system protein GcvH has translation MALETKFTEEHEWMRIEDDLVVVGITEHAATQLGDVVFIELPDEGTVVSKDDEVVVIESVKAASDILAPLDGEIVEVNEALANDPGKVNEDPLGDAWFFKMKIEDLSELDDYMSEAEYKTYIG, from the coding sequence ATGGCACTTGAAACCAAATTCACCGAAGAACACGAATGGATGCGCATCGAGGACGATTTGGTCGTTGTCGGCATCACCGAACATGCGGCCACGCAATTGGGCGATGTCGTGTTCATCGAACTGCCGGATGAGGGCACCGTGGTCTCGAAAGACGACGAAGTGGTGGTGATCGAGTCCGTTAAAGCGGCCTCCGACATTCTTGCGCCTTTGGACGGTGAGATCGTCGAGGTCAACGAGGCACTGGCCAATGATCCGGGTAAGGTCAACGAAGACCCGTTGGGCGATGCATGGTTTTTCAAGATGAAGATCGAAGACCTGTCCGAGCTCGACGACTACATGTCCGAAGCTGAATACAAAACCTATATCGGCTGA
- the gcvT gene encoding glycine cleavage system aminomethyltransferase GcvT: MTGLKRTPLYDFHVEQGGKMVPFAGYDMPVQYPLGVMKEHLHTRAEAGLFDVSHMGQVMLTSPEGIEALGLALETLVPVDVLAVKPGRQRYGIFTNDTGGILDDLMISNTGDALFLVVNAACKQEDIAHLIAHLPDHVTVTEITDRALLALQGPKAEAVLAQIVPQVVDMRFMDSLRIAVGGSEWWISRSGYTGEDGFEMSVPADEAVALAKTLVAMEEVALIGLGARDSLRLEAGLCLYGHDIDVTTSPVEGNIAWAMQKARRSGGVREGGFPGADRILSELHNGAERKRVGLLPQGRAPMREGTPLFATSESADQIGVITSGGFGPSVERPVAMGYLPAELTKIGTEIYAELRGKRLPVTVADMPFRPSTYKR; this comes from the coding sequence ATGACGGGGCTCAAACGCACACCGCTGTATGATTTTCATGTCGAGCAAGGCGGCAAAATGGTGCCCTTCGCGGGCTATGACATGCCGGTGCAATATCCGCTGGGCGTGATGAAAGAGCATTTGCACACGCGGGCTGAAGCGGGGCTTTTCGATGTGTCGCATATGGGGCAGGTGATGCTGACCTCGCCTGAGGGCATCGAGGCGCTGGGTTTGGCACTTGAGACGCTTGTGCCGGTCGATGTTTTGGCGGTGAAGCCGGGGCGGCAACGCTATGGCATATTTACCAATGACACGGGCGGCATCCTGGATGATCTGATGATTTCCAATACCGGTGATGCGCTGTTTTTGGTGGTCAACGCCGCATGTAAACAGGAGGACATCGCCCATCTGATTGCGCATTTGCCTGACCACGTCACCGTGACGGAAATCACAGATCGTGCGCTATTGGCGCTCCAAGGCCCAAAAGCAGAGGCTGTTCTTGCACAGATCGTGCCACAGGTGGTCGATATGCGGTTTATGGACTCGCTGCGCATTGCTGTGGGCGGCTCCGAGTGGTGGATTTCACGTTCGGGCTACACCGGCGAAGACGGGTTTGAGATGTCCGTGCCTGCGGATGAGGCGGTCGCTTTGGCAAAGACACTGGTCGCAATGGAGGAGGTCGCACTCATCGGTCTGGGCGCGCGCGACAGCCTGCGGCTTGAGGCCGGGCTGTGCCTCTATGGACATGACATTGACGTCACCACCTCACCCGTTGAGGGCAATATCGCGTGGGCGATGCAAAAGGCGCGCCGTTCTGGTGGTGTGCGCGAAGGTGGCTTTCCCGGTGCGGATCGTATCCTGTCTGAGCTGCACAACGGCGCGGAGCGCAAGCGCGTCGGCCTTTTGCCGCAAGGCCGTGCGCCGATGCGCGAAGGCACGCCGTTGTTTGCCACCAGCGAGAGCGCGGATCAGATCGGCGTGATCACCTCCGGTGGCTTTGGCCCCTCGGTGGAACGCCCTGTCGCGATGGGATATCTGCCCGCAGAGCTCACAAAAATCGGCACCGAAATCTATGCGGAATTGCGCGGCAAACGGCTGCCCGTTACGGTCGCGGATATGCCGTTCCGGCCTTCCACTTACAAACGCTAA